One genomic segment of Brassica napus cultivar Da-Ae chromosome A3, Da-Ae, whole genome shotgun sequence includes these proteins:
- the LOC106441975 gene encoding ran-binding protein M homolog codes for MNSSHFIHKFRHSSNREDMANEEEEESPTELNTINSSGGFLIVSPDKLSLKYTGAGQHGHDVGVVQANKPAPFKRHAYYFEMYVKDAGVKGRVSIGFTTDNFKTGRHPGWELNTCGYHGEDGLIYLGKRQGEVFGPAYTTGDTVGAGINYDSQEFFFTVNGTLVGTVSKYIKGPLFPTVAVHSRNEEVSVNFGLEKFAFDFKGYEVSERNKQQIAIEKASIPLNMNYRLVKNYLLHFGYEETFQAFDLATKNTVPPIYFAQEDGVEVQDTAYALNERKILRQLIGKGEIDAALAKLRDCYPQLVQDDKSEVCFLLRCQKFIELVRIGALEEAVKYGRVELAKFFGLNVFQDIVEDCFALLVYERPQESNVGYFLEASQREVVADAVNAAVLSTNPKHKDRLYSHLETLLRQLMACCLEQRLLNDGQGESLSLNRLLENNNCKRIKKID; via the exons ATGAACTCCTCCCACTTCATTCACAAATTTCGCCACTCTTCTAACCGCGAAGACATGGccaacgaggaagaagaagaatcaccCACCGAGCTAAACACCATCAACAGCTCCGGCGGTTTCCTAATCGTCTCTCCCGATAAACTCTCCCTCAAGTACACCGGCGCTGGCCAGCACGGTCACGACGTCGGCGTCGTTCAAGCGAATAAACCTGCTCCCTTCAAGCGTCACGCTTACTACTTCGAGATGTACGTCAAAGACGCTGGCGTTAAAGGAAGGGTCTCGATTGGTTTCACTACCGATAACTTCAAAACCGGAAGGCATCCTGG ATGGGAACTCAACACTTGTGGGTATCATGGTGAAGATGGACTTATATATCTTGGGAAGAGACAAGGTGAAGTCTTTGGTCCGGCGTATACAACCGGTGATACGGTTGGTGCCGGTATAAACTATGATTCTCAGGAGTTCTTTTTCAC TGTAAATGGAACTCTGGTAGGGACTGTCTCCAAGTACATCAAGGGTCCTCTGTTTCCTACTGTCGCTGTACATAGCCGAAACGAGGA GGTTAGTGTTAACTTTGGGCTGGAGAAGtttgcttttgattttaag GGGTATGAGGTATCGGAGAGGAATAAGCAACAAATAGCCATTGAAAAGGCATCCATACCACTAAACATGAACTATAG GCTAGTAAAAAATTACTTGCTTCATTTTGGGTATGAAGAGACTTTTCAAGCTTTCGACCTAGCTACTAAAAATACAGTTCCTCCTATCTACTTTGCTCAAGAAGACGGTGTTGAGGTGCAAGATACAGCATATGCACTGAATGAGAGGAAGATCCTTAGACAG CTTATAGGGAAGGGTGAGATTGATGCTGCTCTTGCTAAACTCAGGGATTGCTATCCCCAACTTGTACAG GATGATAAATCAGAAGTTTGCTTCCTCCTTCGCTGTCAAAAGTTCATTGAGTTAGTACGG ATTGGAGCATTGGAAGAAGCTGtgaaatatggaagagtggagtTAGCCAAGTTCTTTGGTTTAAATGTATTCCAAGACATTGTAGAG GATTGCTTTGCGCTGCTTGTCTACGAACGTCCCCAAGAATCAAACGTGGGATATTTCCTTGAAGCATCTCAACGGGAAGTAGTGGCAGACGCCGTAAATGCAGCGGTTTTATCTACAAATCCAAAACATAAAGATCGGTTGTATTCTCATCTTGAGACACTTCTCCGACAGTTAATGGCTTGCTGCCTGGAACAGCGGTTATTGAATGATGGTCAGGGAGAATCATTGTCGCTTAACCGGCTTCTTGAGAACAACAATTGCAAAAGGATAAAGAAAATTGATTAG